The following proteins are co-located in the Gossypium hirsutum isolate 1008001.06 chromosome A02, Gossypium_hirsutum_v2.1, whole genome shotgun sequence genome:
- the LOC107931651 gene encoding putative uncharacterized protein DDB_G0290521 has translation MACQDLVVVVALVFMVVVGAFAIESSPSPVPSKASSPSKSPSPSSPASSPKSPSIMSPSQSSNGSSFHHQSPTKDLSQSDNPNTNKGYSSEVESPEEVSSPPSPIANDEVSDSSSPSPKSTGDVIDSETLALAPAPSNAIEIKATTCIVGVVTIVGFFLF, from the exons atgGCATGCCAAGatcttgttgttgttgttgcacTTGTTTTCATGGTTGTTGTTGGGGCATTTGCTATCGAATCGTCACCTTCACCAGTCCCTTCCAAGGCATCTTCACCTTCGAAGTCACCATCTCCTTCTTCTCCGGCTTCTTCCCCCAAGTCCCCCTCCATTATGTCACCGTCACAATCCTCCAATGGCTCCTCTTTTCACCATCAAAGTCCGACGAAGGA CCTTAGTCAAAGCGACAACCCTAACACGAACAAAGGATACTCTTCTGAGGTTGAGTCTCCCGAGGAGGTCTCATCACCTCCTTCACCAATTGCCAATGATGAAGTTTCTGACTCCTCTTCTCCTAGCCCTAAAAGCACAGGTGATGTTATCGATAGTGAGACCCTTGCACTAGCACCAGCCCCCTCTAATGCCATTGAAATAAAGGCCACCACTTGTATTGTCGGTGTTGTAACTATTGTCGGATTCTTCCTCTTTTAA